gcgattgaaaaaataaattcctaaaaaaaaccacttttcaaaacagctcgcgggccagaaatagatagcccgcgggccgctatttgagtatgggggctctAGACCTGCTTTGAGCAGACCAGATACTTCAAATCAGatgtttaataatgtttttTGATGACTCTGTCATCAAGTGACTGCCAGTGTCTTCCTAGACTTTGTTTTGGTATTGTAATACACCTTTAAACGTTGTTGCTTTGCTGCTGATGTGGTATATTGTTGGTTATGCACTTGGTGCTTCATGGTGTTGTTGTCGGCTTCTTTCCCATAGCTGCTGTATGCTCTGGCTGGTGAGGTCTTGTCCCAGTCCTTGACCCCCAGACCAGCTACCCAGGCACCGATGTCGTCTCGTCACTACCAACATATTGACCCAGCCACCGGCAACCAACTGGTGTGTGACAAGTGCCCAGCGGGAACCTACGTGTCGTCCCATTGCACTGAGACAAACATCCGGGAGTGTAGCAGCTGTCCTGAGGGCACCTTCACCCGGGGCGAGAACGGTGTTGAGCAATGCCACCGCTGCCAGAGCCCCTGCCAGGCGCCGTTTACTGAGAAGTCCCCgtgcaccaccaccactgacCGGGTGTGCGTGTGCCCGCCGGGCTACTTTACCAAGGCGGGCGAGTGCCGCCCCCACTTGCTGTGCCCCCCCGGCTGGGGTGTGCGAAAGCGTGGGAGCGAGACAGAGGACGTGCGCTGCCGCAGATGCCCGCGTGGCACCTTCTCCGACGTGGCCTCGAACGTGCTGAGGTGTCGCCCACACACAGActgccaggagctgggcttggcacTTGAAATGAAGGGCAATGAGGAGAGGGACAGCGTATGCACAGGTGCAGCAGCAACCCTGACCTCCACCCTGCAGGGGGAGCCCTCCTCACCAAGCCACACCTCTCCAGGCTCAGCACAAAAAGGTAAGAGTGGAAGCACCTGCAGGTTGCCAGTTCTGATCTCTTTGATCTCAGAAGGTACCCATACTTGTATGTGTTGAGCAATGTAGATCTCATTTGCTTGACTAAAGCAAGCTAGCTTCATGGCTAATTCTGCTTTTTTAAATGACTGCAAGCGGAAAGAGAGAATGCCCGCCTTAGTGTTTTTCCTTCAATCTGTATGACATCTGTCAGCACGAGAGTCATGATTATCAGTAAACAACAATTTGGACTGCCACCTTGCTCATGGGATCAGGTGTAGACTCCTTCTAGAGCGCTCCTTCTAGAGCGGATCAGCGGTGTTGCTTTGTGAAGCTGTGAAGGTAGCGCCCTGTTCTTGGACAGACAGGGTGGAGCAGACAGTAGAGGAGCGGTTTGATAAACTCAGGACAGGGTGTTCTGTGGCAGCTCAGGGGCCGGAGGGACATGTGAGAACTGAGACATGTGAGAATTGAGCATTCGTGTCCTTTAATAATAAAGAACCCCATCGTCTCTTTGCCAGTGGTAAGATGACAACTGACCACATTCCAATTGCACATTTTCTTGTGTCGTGGTTTGGAGCTGTCGGGACAAGGCCTGATGTTCATAGGGAACGTGCAGACCTGATGTTCATAGGGAACGTGCAGACCTGATGGTCATAGGGAACGTGCAGACCTGATGTTCATAGGGAACGTGCAGACCTGATGTTCATAGGGAACATGCAGACCTGATGGTCATAGGGAACATGCAGACCTGATGTTCATAGGGAACGTGCAGACCTGATGGTCATAGGGAACGTGCAGACCTGATGGTCATAGGGAACATGCAGACCTGATGTTCATAGGAAACGTGCAGACCTGATTGTCATAGGGAACATGCAGACCTGATGTTCATAGGGAACGTGCAGACCTGATGGTCATAGGGAATGCGCAGACCTGATGGTCATAGGGAACGCGCAGACCTGATGGTCATAGGGAACGTGCAGACCTGATGGTCATAGGGAACATGCAGACCTGATGTTCATAGGAAATGTGCAGACCTGATGGTCATAGGAAACGTGCAGACCTGATGGTCATAGGGAACATGCAGGCCTGATGTTCATAGGGAACGTGCAGACCTGATGGTCATAGGGAACGCGCAGACCTGATGGTCATAGGGAACGCGCAGACCTGATGGTCATAGGGAACGCGCAGACCTGATGGTCATAGGGAACGTGTGGATAGAACTTTGTAGATCTCCTGAAAGAAGCTAAAGTCAGGAGACCATTTGGCGTTGTCATTTAACAGCAGATGGAAGGGGGAGGGTGTCCCAGAGAATCTACCACTTCCCTTTTGCTCTAGTGAAACTTGCAACACTCTAGTGAGTGAGAGACTGAGAGTCGAGACACTTGTagggagtgagacagtgagagtgagacacgtGTAGTAAGTGAGACAGTGAGCAGGATTCTCATGTTTTTTTCTCCTTTAGTATTGCTCTCAGGAGTTTGCCATTAACATTCTGAGCAAAAGTTACAGCAGAATGTTTGTGATATTGAAACTATGACTAAgcagtttgtttttctttctttcctttattGTTTTTAACAGTGACATTCAAATACAAAACTGTGTGTGTCAAATTCCAGGCTTTAAACAGCTCTTACAGTGAAGTCATCTATGGTTACAAAGTCTCAAAGCTCTGATTACCTTCAGTTTATGGGGAGGAAAGTCCCTAAATCAGCTAGCAGAGAAGATGCTGCATTAGTTCACTATGTGTGAGATCATCCTGGCAGAAGAAACTTTGCTGGGGTTAAATCTAAATATTCTCCTGTGAGCTTTGTCGCCCTAAGCAGATCTTTAGACACGGACTAAAAGCTCTTTAACTTTCTATTCTGACAACAGCCCCTCCCCTACCAGAGGCGACCACAGCTCGGGCGTCTGCAGCCAACCAGCACTCAGCATCTCTTCCTGTCATCACGGACACCCCTGCCCCGCCAATACCCTCTGAGACCACCATCCAGCAGGACGCCAAGACCCTGTCCCCACCCGTACAGGACCCCCCGCACCAGCACACCCCGCCAAGCGGCCGCCGGCCGGCCGGCCATCGAGCCGCGGAGgcggggtcagaggtcaagggTCAATGGCTAGCCTACAAGCCCATCAGGAGAGGCTCCCCTCGGCCCAGCGCGCACAATCACTTTGACATCAACGAGCACCTGCCATGGATGATTGTACTGCTCctgctgctggtgctggtggtgaTCGTGGTGTGCAGCGTGAAGCGCAGCTCGCGCGTCCTGAAGAAGGGCCCGCGGCAGGATCCCAGCAGCATCGTGGAGAAGGCCATTCACAAGAAGCCCAGCTCCCCCGCTCACACCCAGGAGAGGTGGATCTACCACGCCTGTGGACAGGGTGAGGCCCCCAGCACAGTCCAGTGTCCCCAGGGCATCTAGATGTCAAAATCACATTTCAGAATCTAATATTAGTTTGGAAATGTATATTTATCTGTTATTTTGCAAACAAGTTAAAtgaacaaaatgagttttagtaATTTTTTTCTGTTACCCATGGTTTCAAGTAAGCGTTTAAATAACACAACAGGACAGCATTTATGTGGAACTTAATCTGTCCACAGTTTAACCACAGCTCACTGGACTTTAAAAGGATTTTAAAGGATAAGTCAGCAGACAGTGCATGGTCTAGCTGTTAGTTcatatatattatttacattacaGTTTCTGTGAAATTCACTGAATCCAGATAGCAGGACTCTACTGACATTGATGTGGAATTGGCTGTTGATATTTGCTGCCTAGGGGTTTGTATGGAATAGCCTTGTTGTCTCTATGCTCGCACTCTCTCAATGTTCACGCCACTGTCTCTGGGACAAGGGTGGATTCATCCCGCTTATTCAGAGTTAGAGAGCAtgacacatacagtacacataCAATACAGGACACACATTACAAGACAAATATAGTACAGGACACAAACAGAACAGGACACACAATACAGGATACATATGTTACAGGACACATACAGTACAGGGCACATATGATACAGGGCAAATATGGTACAGGAAACATACAGTACAGGTCAAaaaaagcgccttgggtatcctgaaaggcgctatataaattgaccattcattcattcaaatagtgaacaggtgatggagtgagaaaacaacctgaacacacatacacacacatactcaacccctctgtctctctgtctctctctctctctctttctctctctctctctctctctctctctctctctctctctctctctctctctggtgagTTCTTTGTCTCATTCTTTTGTATCTCACTTTTTGTGTTGTGGTTTTCattccacccacccacctaccctcgaaacacacacacacaaccgcaagcgcgcacacacacacacacacacacacacacacacacacacacacacacacacacacacacacacacacacacacacacacatttcttctTCGTTCAAACTTTGACCTGTGACAGTACATAGTTAACACCACACAGCATTGGGGGCTCCTAGGTTACAGAAGTCAGACAGCAGCACTGCAGTGCCAAGCACTAACTGATCAGatatctgtctgtgtgtgtgtgtgtatgtgtgtgtgtgtgtgtgtgtgtgtgtgtgtgtgtgtgtgtgtgtgtgtgtgtgtgtgtgtgtgtgtctttgcaaTGTGGATCCAACATCAAGCAGTTTAAACCAGAGTATACCAGTTCTGTGAGGTTTTGAGAGTGGTTGGAATTTGGCAAAATGTCAAATGTATGGCAGGATGGTGAGAGGAAGCTACCATGGTTGGGGTCTGTTTCTAA
The window above is part of the Brachyhypopomus gauderio isolate BG-103 chromosome 9, BGAUD_0.2, whole genome shotgun sequence genome. Proteins encoded here:
- the tnfrsf21 gene encoding tumor necrosis factor receptor superfamily member 21 — encoded protein: MSTISLCLTLLYALAGEVLSQSLTPRPATQAPMSSRHYQHIDPATGNQLVCDKCPAGTYVSSHCTETNIRECSSCPEGTFTRGENGVEQCHRCQSPCQAPFTEKSPCTTTTDRVCVCPPGYFTKAGECRPHLLCPPGWGVRKRGSETEDVRCRRCPRGTFSDVASNVLRCRPHTDCQELGLALEMKGNEERDSVCTGAAATLTSTLQGEPSSPSHTSPGSAQKAPPLPEATTARASAANQHSASLPVITDTPAPPIPSETTIQQDAKTLSPPVQDPPHQHTPPSGRRPAGHRAAEAGSEVKGQWLAYKPIRRGSPRPSAHNHFDINEHLPWMIVLLLLLVLVVIVVCSVKRSSRVLKKGPRQDPSSIVEKAIHKKPSSPAHTQERWIYHACGQGVDILKLVAAQIGSQWIDVYQSLANVTEREVAAFSNGYSADHERAYAALQHWTIRDSDANLAKLINALHRHRRIDVVEKIRSVMEDNRQFDLSQLMTSVKVSQSFSPSHKTVEVPSLLCDHSPLDRTKAFFPDESEPLLRCDSTSSKDSALSRTGSFITKEKKDTVLRQVRLDPCDLQPIFDDMLHILSPEELHVIEQIPMAEDKLDRLFEIVGVKSQEASQTLLDSVYSHLPDLL